The Hypomesus transpacificus isolate Combined female chromosome 2, fHypTra1, whole genome shotgun sequence genome window below encodes:
- the stk35 gene encoding serine/threonine-protein kinase 35: MDICNGRRRKMRSTRACRRQEAQNANVKMKRDVNKVLRTLKVEYNNNEATDVPMEEDCFSTNYFKNENLEHALVMAPRYSLLREVGRGSYGVVYEAIARKTGARVAVKKLQCDAPENVELALAEFWALASLEKKHENVVQLEECVLQRNGMAQKMSHGNKRSKQYLRLVETSIKGERVLGYPEEPCYLWFVMEFCEGGDLNQFILSRRPDPRTNRSFMRQLTSAVAFLHKNNIVHRDLKPDNILISQKSGSPVLKVADFGLSKVCAGLGGAGGKDGEDCCLAGGGGGGGNHNKNTSVNVNKFWLSSACGSDFFMAPEVWEGHYTAKADIFALGIIIWAMIERITFIDAESKRELLGTYIRQGTEIVPVGEALLENPKMVLHIPQKTRSSMSEGVKKLLQDMLAVNPQDRPDAFQLEVRVDQVTCAA, translated from the exons ATGGATATTTGCAATGGGAGGCGGCGAAAGATGAGGAGCACGCGGGCCTGTCGAAGACAAGAAGCACAAAATGCAAACGTGAAAATGAAAAGGGACGTGAACAAAGTCCTGAGGACGCTCAAGGTAGAGTATAACAACAACGAGGCCACCGATGTCCCCATGGAAGAGGACTGTTTCTCCACGAACTACTTCAAAAATGAGAACCTGGAGCATGCCCTTGTCATGGCACCGCGTTATAGTTTATTGCGAGAGGTTGGAAGGGGCAGTTATGGGGTAGTTTACGAGGCAATTGCACGTAAGACTGGGGCTAGGGTAGCGGTTAAGAAGCTCCAGTGCGACGCACCTGAGAACGTAGAGCTCGCTCTAGCCGAATTTTGGGCCTTGGCAAGCCTGGAGAAGAAGCACGAGAATGTGGTACAGCTCGAGGAATGTGTTCTACAAAGGAATGGCATGGCCCAAAAAATGAGTCATGGGAATAAAAGGTCCAAGCAATACCTGCGGCTAGTGGAGACTTCAATCAAAG gtgaACGGGTCCTGGGCTACCCAGAGGAGCCATGCTACCTGTGGTTCGTCATGGAGTTCTGCGAAGGCGGCGACCTCAACCAGTTCATCCTGTCGCGGCGACCCGACCCCCGAACCAACAGGAGCTTCATGCGGCAGCTCACTAGCGCCGTCGCCTTCCTCCACAAGAACAACATCGTCCACCGCGACCTCAAGCCCGACAACATCCTCATCTCACAGAAGTCAGGCTCTCCCGTGCTCAAAGTGGCCGACTTTGGCCTGAGCAAGGTGTGCGCCGGCCTGGGCGGAGCTGGAGGGAAGGACGGGGAGGACTGCTGTctggcgggaggaggaggaggaggcggcaaCCACAACAAAAACACCTCGGTGAACGTCAACAAGTTCTGGCTGTCGTCGGCCTGCGGATCGGACTTCTTCATGGCGCCAGAGGTGTGGGAGGGTCACTACACGGCCAAGGCAGACATCTTCGCCCTGGGCATCATCATCTGGGCCATGATCGAGAGGATCACCTTCATCGACGCAGAGTCCAAGCGCGAACTCCTGGGCACCTACATCCGGCAGGGCACGGAGATCGTGCCCGTGGGCGAGGCCCTGTTGGAGAACCCCAAGATGGTGCTCCACATCCCCCAGAAGACCCGGAGCTCCATGTCGGAGGGGGTGAAGAAGTTGCTCCAGGACATGCTGGCTGTCAACCCCCAGGACCGGCCCGATGCCTTCCAGCTGGAGGTGCGGGTGGACCAGGTCACGTGTGCTgcgtga